The Crassostrea angulata isolate pt1a10 chromosome 1, ASM2561291v2, whole genome shotgun sequence nucleotide sequence GTTTGAATATACAAACATCTAATCTAATAAATAGCTGATTAGAAGAACACACAAAAATTGTTCTCAATTACAAGTTTAAATAAATCAGAAGAGAAAACAATTTTACACGCCTAAAAATACACAAGGAAAACGATGGGAGAAAGACAACTCTGTTAACTTTCTTGGTCAAAAACTGCGGGAAAATAAacctagaggtactgtgagcaagctcacaaatgataccccGCTGAGAAAAAAAGATAAGTCGAGGATTTATCTATAATAGTAAGTGATGGATGCTATCTAATAAACCGTCAATGTTCTATCAATAACAAttgctctttttaaaaaaaaagaagcttaTAATCTATTAATAATTTcctaaaataatacaaaataataaaatattttaattgcaaCCAACTGCGCAAAAATGAAAGGAAATTTAAACGACTTATTATTTGTCGACTTCGCAAGTTCCGTGCATTGATAAATGAACTAAATTGagatttatttcttacaaagtaaCTGGAACATGTACATGCTTcctattgaataattttgtttagtaaGACaagcttttgaaaaattattacttTAAGACTTGCATATGCAATACGCtatcatttatatcaaaattattttaatttaacactGACTTTGATTAAGAGCAGGCTATCAATGTTTTATCAGTGCGTACCTGGATTATCATACACTATCAGtgttaatttattgtttaaaatcatGCTTACATTCTTTTCAAGATTGGCTTAAAGCTGTTCGAGGTTTTGGAATATTGGGAATTCTCCTTCTGCTGATAGCCGTCTTGACTGCGTTTGTTAGAATTTGTATGAAGGACAGAACATGCGTACTAGTTTTCACCATTGTGCTGTCCTTTATGGCAGGTAAAAATATCTTTCAAGTTTTGTAATTGGATATCGTGCAAAAAAGATTATAGTTTAAATGCACAAGTTTTCCAAAGTTGTTATTGTTGAAAAACAATCAATCAGCACTTATAAAATGTCAATGATTTCCTTGTAGCTGTTTGCATTGTGATATCTGTATCTGTATTTGGAAAAAAGTACAACACCATCGTCAAAAACAGCAGTATTTTCAGCTTTCACTATGCCTTCGTTTCCTGCATTCTTTCAATTATCATTTCGGTAATCGCTGGAATATTCATGATAGTTGAGGTAGCAAAAAGATCCCCCTACACATCCATGACTGGACGATAGAATAGTTTTGTATGGAAAAAGACACGAAGCAAGCATACTTGAAGATGAAGATTTACTTTTGTTCGATTGACACATTTTTTTCTAgcatagaccaatccacactttacaaaagttatgtcccttggccgccatctttggggaaaaacccatatatttctcactgtagcctttgtagtttagagggttgttacttcgtcatttgacattagaaatcCGTTTCCGCTGTGAATTTGGATTGCCCCAAGttggggcaacccacacatcgaaggaataaataaataaatccgAGAAATTTCTTCACAGGgcgcccaaatatttggttgtataaagaagggaaaagttgtgtttttcccttttgacctttgggttgaccccgcaaaggggaacaacttttgcaaagtgtggattggactattctgaatgtctttaaaatatattgtcttaaatgaattttatttaagacGACAACTTATACTagaatatgtttaaatatatatttttactgtaTATCTTTATCAAAAATGATCAATTGCAATTGGGGTTTTTTCGTGGTATTGTACTacaacaaatttgaaaaaaaacctatttgatcagtgttttaatttttatacgatttaattatatatttaatgtaCTAGTCTTGTAAAAGAAAGGGACAGATAATAGTTACTAGGCATCTTCTTATGCGGTTgctcatatttttctttaaaaatccttttcgaAATCATGAAATTCTGTTTTATTGTTACTATTAAACAGTGATACAAATTTTCACAATTGTTGATAAACATTGTCAAACATTGAATATCATTACGATCACATGTACCAATACCTATATTTATAGGcaaactaaatattttaatttcattttttgttcacATCATCAAAGTACATGTCATATTTTTCTTATCCTGAGCACAAAATCCGTTGGTATATGTATCGTCAACAATCATTGCTGTGTTTAATGTATAATGCTACAATCTCTTGTCGTTACAAATTCATAATATAAAGTTAGAAGATTATACAGTAAACTAAAATTCTAAGTGCGAAATTGATCAATACGCTTACGTTATAAATAGATATCCAATTTCGagaattttaataattaagtTTTAAAGGAGCAACTAAAAGTTTTAAGGAGCAACCAAGATTATGGAAAAATAAGTTACACAACTTAGTTTTATGGCACAAAAAATAATTCGTTGAGTTTTATGAGGTGATCAATCTAGAAGTactgataccccccgctaagaaaaaaaatcataactcaagTATTTTcctattatagaaaatgatagATGCTATCTATATTTAACTGTCCATGTTCTTTCAATAACATaagctctattttttttttaattgtaaatgctaatatgagtacacaaacgaatttgtattctttaaattccatttattCTCAACTTATCTGTTAGAGCTTAAAGACGATTACTTCCTTATGATGACAAATATGACTGGAATAAAACAATAATCCACATGTCAAGTAGCCATTTGATAAATTGAAATGTTTGGTATACCGAGCCCGATTTTTTTCCAatctttttaacaatattttttttttatagaaaacatGAATTACATCGGGGCGGGCCATTGTCAGAGGTCGGGCGGTGATGATATAATGTTAATCTTACAATAGATTTAATGACACAAGCAAGCTTTGTGTTTGATTTTACCTTCCGATAACACAAGACAGACGCAGACAgaaattaagtatttttttaaccaatGACTTTTAACTTGCCCGAATGACCATTGGTCAAGGTTATGACTCACCCTCAGGTCATAGGCAATTTTTTCTGTAAATTAAGAATTTCCTATGTTTCTCCATAAGGAAGATATAGAGCggacatgaattttgcactttcTGTCAGtgcccttgaccttgcccgaatgaacTTGGGTAAAGTCATAAGCAACATTTGTGTGAAATAACAACTTCCAATATGTCTCCACAAGAGTAATAAGGACCAAAcaataattttgctttttttcctGTCGGGGATCTTGACcatgcccgaatgaccttgagTCAATATCATCCTCTAGTCATAAGCAATTTTTGTATGGAATTacaacttccaatgtttctccacaaggaagatatggaccagacattTTTTTCTGGTAGTAACCTTGACCTTGCCGGAatgacctttggtcaaggtcatgacacttTCTTTAGTTAGTACGTGCGCAATCTTTATCTGAAGTTAGAATTCCTTATGTTTCTACATACGGTAGATATGGACCGACCCgcattttgcacttttcctctcagtgaccttgcccgaatgaccttgggtcaaggtcatgacacgaAAGTAACACAGAAAGACGGATAAGGTgattcctacccccccccccccccacacatacacacacacttTGTTTGCAGGGGGTATAATAAGGTCAATAGTGATCAAACCTAATAAAGCCTGAAGTACAAAGATTTGATTACGCGCGTCCGCCTTTAATCATCTCATATAATTCAAGAATGATTCCCCATAACTTTTTGGATTGGACTacacattacaaaatcgacccGTAAAGTTATCACGTATTAAAACtctagaaaatgtaaatacaaacaGATGGACTTGCCGATAATAAGATACATCATTTTATCTTATGTGCAGAACATATTTATAACATAATgattatattcataaaattcaaACGGAGGCCAAGCAGTTGCGCGCAGTTAACATACAAGATTGGTCAAAAAGTTTATTTCTTATCCTCTTCATATGTGAACGAAAAAGAGAGTTATATGTCTCTTgatttagaaaaattccaattatttgcagttacCGTTATATTCTTAGTAGAGTACCGGTTGCACTTACTGAGAAGAAATTTGGTATGCAGATTCATCATTAAAATGTCTCGATCAAGTTCGGTTTTGGGTACGATTGAGCATTTTTCAAGAGTTTTGTACCTTGGACTtcgaaaaattccaattatcttcagtttccactcattttcttcacagtgATTGTAcattcttaaaatgaaatttaatataccgatatattaaattaatatttaggcCAAGTTTGATTTTAgatacgatcgagcaatttttaaCAGAGTAAGCTTCTTGACttggaaaaaattcaattatttgcagttttcgttcattttcttcgcagctGTTTCTAAGGGAAGACCATAAGTGTTAATCCAACATTGATAGGGGCATAAGTGAAGTGAACTGAACTTAAGTTAGTTAGATCAAAAGCTATTAGGACGCGTAGAACTGGTGCTATCACCAGTTTCCGTGGTGTTTAGCGAAACAGTCATGAAGTGGATGGGACAGAAGTTCATCTAAGGTTAAACCTagcatgaattcataaaagtattttgtcaccatgttattttttattgcttcTCAACTGCTACATGGGTTTATATGCCGGTCGAGAAAATTGTAGTTGGTTCCTTTTCAATTGAGGCATTAAGGATGCGCAGAATTTACTTTGTGGTAgtatattttggaaaaaaaaaccaacggcaatcatttaaaatttcatcttTATCTGGAGTACCGTGTAggtgtttttatttcatatttttaaaaaataattcataccTATCGACTTAAGATTTTTATCGCATATTACAAAGAGTATTCCAATATAAATGTCAAAACATTGATTAGATTCaaaagtgtttgttttaaatattttgcatcATTTGATATAAGGGTCACCTGCGTTAGGTCACCCGAGTCACTGACGACTCATTCGTCGTCCGTTCAcaatattactttttaatttcGTAAAAATTACAAGGTCAATTGTCACTATTTTAGGAAGGATCGCTACATCGTCACAACATGtatgaaatccgtttgaaacgCCATTTTGTTTCAGATTTTTAACATTCTGTCGTGGTACAAAGTAGATATTCACCGTTTTGTTCAACTCTTCTAAGAAAAAGAatcaaaaaacaaatcattcaTGCATGGTACTGGTCTATTGTTCATCGAGTTTGCGACTGGACTGCACCTTCCTGCAAAACCTGAACGTGGGATGGTGAAAGAAAATTGACATCATACTTTGTAACAGGTGTATGGTGGCacatctctgccccttgtgttatttttccatcaaatatgtcgacatgcaagataaatatgttgacatgcaagataattatgtcaacatgcaacataactatgttgacatgcaagaaaattgcaatcagataagaattatacaaaatatcaaaaattctCAAATATCGCCTACTTGTGACATCCAATATGCTAGATGCTACTTTTTATGTCGACTTATTTATGTtcacatgcaagataaatatgctgacatgcaaaatatttatgtcaacatgcaacttatttatgtcaacatgcaacttatttatgtcaacatgcactttacttatgttgacatgcgagatgaatatgttgacatgcaacttgaatatgttaacatgcgagataaatatgttgacatgcaacttataagttgtatgtcaacataacttagtcgcatgttaacataactaagttgcatgtcgacataaataagttgcatgtcgacataaataagttgcatgttaacataaataagttgcatgtcgacataaagaagttgcatgttaacataaataagttgcatgctgacatcaataggtagcgtatctagcatcttgaatgtcacatgttggcgatatttgaaattttttataactcttatttgattgcagtttccttgcatgtcaacaaagttatgttgcatgttgacataactatcttgcatgtaaacatatttatcttgcatgtccacataattaatagaaaaataacttgcatacAAGGGgtagagatatgccaccatacagGTGTAATAaaaaaggttgtttttttttcagcatatTCTCTGTAAATAGGAAATCACGGTCTGCTTTAACAGTATGGAAAGgttaaacaacttttaaaaaaagtttgtcTAGTAACTTAATGTACTCGTTcttatttatgaagatattaaGGGCCAATGTAAAAAAGAATCCAAACGatttatacaataattttatGGTTACAAGGCGTGCACGATCTTGAGCCTTTTCCAGACCAGGtgtcatatttctaattttgttttgcagGACATTGTAAGCATATAAACCTTGCATGTAAACCTTAAcattttgttactttttcagTATTTAGAATTGATAAGCATTTTGATTTAAAGACACATTTTCAATCAGCCCctatttaatactttttttaaagttcattccAAACCTCTGTTGGTCTTGTATGGATATGTTTACTAAATTCTCAACGGTCAACGCTATATTTTACAGAATTGTTGTGTACTGTTcgacatgtacagtgtactgtACCtctaattttattataaataatgaaCACTTAAGAAGTTGAAATATTTCTGTAATGAAAACACCAATTACTATCCAGGGTAGTCCTTCATACTACTTTTCCACCAACATCTCTATCCACATCACATGTTCTTGTGGAAGGTGCAAATAATGgacaaaatataatgaaaaacgtATTATATAAATcagtaatataaaaaaattatgtcgttaacaagtgggttttttttgccttttttggCTCAAATAATCATAGATTTCCTCATGCTCAAACAGGAAAGCATGATGAAAAATTTAAGTCTTAATACACGTGCTTATCATGCTTTTTTGATCATGTCACATACTAAAGCCATTTGAACTGGAACTTTCTTCCCGGCATGTAAGCGAAGCTTCCGTAACACAATTTCAGTGGGAGAATGCAACCAAAGTTCGTCAAAACATAATTGATGACTTAATTCGTTGAATAGTATGTGGCAGTGCAATGCTGCTATGAATATCATGACTTgcaatttaactttaaaatcgGTTGAATTTTATGCTTGATATGGTGGACTGTAGGAGATTCATGTATAGATCAACGGTCATTTGTGTGTTTATTGATAAAGCTAAGTACATGT carries:
- the LOC128165961 gene encoding peripheral myelin protein 22-like — translated: MACGGNSCYFGFGLFLLILGLVIDVIGVASPYWILADEDGVKVNGGLWQMCTSASDVSECSDFTKVQDWLKAVRGFGILGILLLLIAVLTAFVRICMKDRTCVLVFTIVLSFMAAVCIVISVSVFGKKYNTIVKNSSIFSFHYAFVSCILSIIISVIAGIFMIVEVAKRSPYTSMTGR